The genomic region AATTGACAACTATGGTGAGGGTATCGATACATTCAATGGTGTCTATTTTTGCATCGGTTTCACCTTTGTAGGAGTTGAGCcattagagaatctcacaactggCCAACATGGTTAAGATATGGATAGAATCTCCAAATTGGTGAAGATTCTAGAGTCGGAAACCCTATTCGGATTTTCTATGGACCCACCCAAGCACGAGAAAAGGGTTAGTGGCAAAACAGtaaatacaacaacaaaaaactcagaCTTTTCTCAACTTAATAGGGGTCGGCagcaaaacaataaataaatggaaattTATAAGAGGATGGAAGAATTGTAATTAATGAATCATAAAGGATTACTAAAGCAGACTAGAGATATGATATGAtgggaaataaaaattaaataccaGGGGTCGATTTGGAACAAATAAAATTGAAGGAGATGgggagataagagaagaagatgggtaTTATTGAAAAATTGGGGTTTAAAATAGGGATACTTATCATTGGGGGAGAGAGGTGGAAGACTTGTTGGAGTTGTCTTATACCTCTGGAGTAATCAGTTAAGAAACTAACGGTTGGGGAGTTCGACTTCAACAAGGAAACCTTCAACTCACAATGTTTGGCACACCAGGAAAGAGGGATTCAAACCATGGCTACAACCTTCTAAAACCATGTATGATTTCCTctttttgttgttctctcttgCTTCTTTTTATTCACTGAAAGAGCATTAGAGGGGGCTCGATCAAGGTTacgggggaaaaaaaaggggggccAGTGGGGTTTGTCTATAAGAATCAAAGGGGAGAAGGTTGTGTGGTAATCGTAGGGATGGGGCTGGGGTTTTCGTTGATGCCATAGGTTTGGGGAAGAATGCGTGAACGCGATAGAAAGGGGTTACTATGGAATCAAAGGAAGGGCAGGAGAGCCTGAGCGAGTCGTATGGATGGGGTTTGTTGtggttttttgtttcttttcatacTCAGCTTCTAGTAAAACTGGTGCCAATACCTAAGCAGATAGATAAAAATAAGAGTAACGAGAGgatgaaaggaagaagaagaatgaattatcaCAAGGGAAcggaagagaggagagattgATGGAGAAGATGGGGAACTTcagctctaataccaaattgGTGGAGGGCCGGCCAGAGGAGAGTGGAAAATCTGAAAAGATACTCGAAGTTGCCAAGGGGAAATAGGAATACAAAACCACACTCACATTGAGAAGCCAACAATTTTCTATATTCAAATTTGTACTTCCATCGCTGGAATACAatgtataaataagaaaaaatcaaaagaatcctTATTGAAATGTAAAACTCTATCTCCTAATCCAACTCTAAAACTTAAATAGAGTTCAAAATAACTAGTCTATTCCAACATAGCCTACCCAAGCAAATAAAATACGTAAATATCAACTAGTTCCAACCCCTGTTGGACAAAAAATCCAGGTTGGACTGGTTCCGTCTGGGTTTAGGTTTCCAAATCTGGTCATTCCAGTCCAACCATTCAACTGCTACTGCATCATTCAGCCTCTCCAATTAAAACCTCTAAAAGACCAAGCTTCAGTAATACTAATAAGGCTATACAGGATGGAACAGGGTGACATTCCAAGCTATCCCAAAATTGCAAAAGACATGGTAAAGGTACAGCGTACAGGGTAATGAATATGGTTTTAATTATCAGTATCAGATTGCCAATACTAGAAGCCTGTGctgatattttctttattttcaccaGGCATGGTCATAATTAAAATTCGAATGACCGATATGGATTTGGAACCCGACCATCCTTAAACCCTTGGCAATGAAACAATAATTGAGGAACCAAGTCCACACCTTGTATACACATGAAACACAAGTTGAGGATGTGACAGTTTCCTGAGATGAAATAATCTATGACGAGGATATTGTCTGTGTACTGTGTAGGTCCTCTACAAGGACAATCTGAGGGTGCTAAACAAAATCTGTATAGAATGAGATGATAAATGATGATATtctgaaagagaagaaaaaattaacTCACCTTAAACACTCCACTACAAAGCAATTCACACCCTTTTAGCTTTAGATAGAGCATAAATGATTCCATCACCGAATAACGATGTGATAATCATTCCGATTTAGCTAATTTTGGACACCAAAAATATGGCCCTAAAAGTATTTTTAAGATTCAGCATTTCAATCCTATCCTCTTCTAAACCTTCCAAACACCAAGCCATAGACAGAGTAATAAAACAGCAAGGTACCAGTATTCTGTAAATTGGGTGGTCCTACCACTAGAACTGTTCCTGTTCCATATCATTATAGACGGTTCTAACAACTGTCCAGAAACCATAAATTCAACCAGGGTTCCATATTTTTTACTTCACTCAATCAATTGAAAGGGTCCAGTTCTTAACTGAATTGATCCAAACTCACAAAAAAATACTTTCTAGCATTACTACACTCATTGCTAGAACAACCAATTTTCCATATATCAGAAAAGTAATACAGAAACATAAGAAATCTAGAAACAAATCTAAGATAAAGGAATTACCTTTCCTCTGAGAATAAAGAGGAGGACCTCCCATTCTCTGTACAAAGAACTCATACTGATTCTGAATTGCATCTTCTTTATTGGAGTTAGCGAAAATCAAACGAAACCAttcttcctcctcatcatcgaaaaccctttttttttaatcaaatttcaACGAGAATCAACAAAAATATTGAATTCGATAAaaaaacaagatgaagatcgagagagagagagagagagagagaaacctgtTATAAAAATTGGTGGAGAGATCAATGAAGGTCTGAAGACCAAGTTTCTCGAATAAATTAGTATTGTCGATCGCAAACGCGTCGTTGGGATCGACTCCGCTCCATTCCGAAGCTTTCTGCTGAAGAGATTGCATCTTGGTAGCTTAGTTTGTGCGTACCACGCGACGGACTAACCAATTTATACCTGCCTAGCTGGGCAGTGAGAGTAGACCTCGCGGCCGTCGGCGTGGAAATCACGCTTTCTCGTGGTCTATTAAAGGAAGGGAGGGACTGGAGGAGGAGGAACCAAAGAATGGTTCTCTCAGTTGTCTCCTCTCACCTCCTCTCTCACTTCATAGACTCACACAAAGACTGGAAAGACTATAACTTTCCCGAGGACTTCGCGGCATTCAAGGACCTCGAAATCTATGGGCAGaaattttttaatctaaattttctttttctatgggCGGAACGGAAATCTGAATAGAACGGAACGTATCGTATGACGTACATGGTTCGTAATCTCGAAATGATATCCATAAATTCGATCGgatcggattggtatcggtcgAGACCGATTCGATTTCAATCCAATGGTA from Macadamia integrifolia cultivar HAES 741 unplaced genomic scaffold, SCU_Mint_v3 scaffold1073, whole genome shotgun sequence harbors:
- the LOC122062556 gene encoding two-on-two hemoglobin-3 isoform X1; this translates as MQSLQQKASEWSGVDPNDAFAIDNTNLFEKLGLQTFIDLSTNFYNRVFDDEEEEWFRLIFANSNKEDAIQNQYEFFVQRMGGPPLYSQRKGHPALIGRHRPFPVTHKGAERWLHHMQQALDSIPEIDADSKIKMMNFFRHTAFFLVAGDELKKQNQGAPPCKHGASKPAAS